A single Streptococcus thermophilus DNA region contains:
- a CDS encoding DUF5960 family protein, translating into MNRKELYKDKLQIDYFSESYIKFEEDFYRYSADGTPLTFIIDDILLSMALSHRNYFKLNKEKSVDGRDHYFQFQVTLVSDNKNVRTFRYIGQRTNLKVS; encoded by the coding sequence ATGAATAGGAAAGAACTTTACAAAGATAAGTTACAGATAGACTATTTTTCAGAGAGTTATATCAAGTTTGAAGAAGATTTTTACCGTTACTCAGCAGATGGTACACCGTTGACCTTTATCATTGATGATATTCTGCTTTCTATGGCATTATCTCATCGGAATTATTTCAAACTCAACAAGGAAAAGTCAGTCGATGGACGAGATCACTATTTCCAGTTTCAGGTAACTTTGGTGTCTGATAATAAGAACGTCAGGACTTTTAGATATATTGGGCAAAGAACAAATTTGAAAGTCAGTTAA
- a CDS encoding class II fructose-bisphosphate aldolase, with amino-acid sequence MAIVSAEKFVQAARDNGYAVGGFNTNNLEWTQAILRAAEAKKAPVLIQTSMGAAKYMGGYKLCKALIEELVESMGITVPVAIHLDHGHYDDALECIEVGYTSIMFDGSHLPIEENLKLAKEVVEKAHAKGISVEAEVGTIGGEEDGIVGRGELAPIEDAKAMVATGVDFLAAGIGNIHGPYPENWEGLDLDHLQKLTEAVPGFPIVLHGGSGIPDDQIQEAIKLGVAKVNVNTECQIAFANATRKFVAEYEANEAEYDKKKLFDPRKFLKPGFDAITEAVEERIDVFGSANKA; translated from the coding sequence ATGGCAATCGTTTCAGCAGAAAAATTTGTTCAAGCAGCTCGTGACAATGGTTATGCAGTTGGTGGATTTAACACAAATAACCTTGAGTGGACTCAAGCTATCTTGCGTGCAGCAGAAGCTAAAAAAGCTCCAGTACTTATCCAAACTTCTATGGGTGCAGCTAAGTACATGGGTGGTTACAAATTGTGTAAAGCTCTTATCGAAGAATTGGTTGAATCAATGGGTATCACTGTACCAGTTGCTATTCACCTTGATCACGGTCACTACGATGATGCTCTTGAGTGTATCGAAGTTGGTTACACTTCAATCATGTTTGATGGTTCACACCTTCCAATTGAAGAAAACCTTAAATTGGCGAAAGAAGTTGTAGAAAAAGCACACGCTAAAGGTATCTCAGTTGAAGCTGAAGTTGGTACTATCGGTGGTGAAGAAGACGGTATCGTCGGTAGAGGTGAATTGGCACCAATCGAAGATGCTAAAGCTATGGTTGCAACTGGTGTTGACTTCTTGGCTGCAGGTATCGGTAACATCCACGGTCCTTACCCAGAAAACTGGGAAGGTCTTGACCTTGACCACTTGCAAAAATTGACAGAAGCTGTACCAGGTTTCCCAATCGTATTGCACGGTGGATCAGGTATTCCTGATGATCAAATCCAAGAAGCTATCAAACTTGGTGTTGCTAAAGTTAACGTTAACACAGAATGTCAAATCGCATTTGCTAACGCAACACGTAAATTTGTTGCTGAATACGAAGCAAATGAAGCAGAATACGACAAGAAGAAACTCTTCGACCCACGTAAATTCTTGAAACCAGGTTTCGATGCTATTACAGAAGCTGTTGAAGAACGTATCGATGTATTTGGTTCAGCAAACAAAGCTTAA